A region of the Mus musculus strain C57BL/6J chromosome X, GRCm38.p6 C57BL/6J genome:
ACATTAGACATTCCTAAGGAGAGGAGATAATTGCCCATTGCAGCCTTGCTGTGGTagcagaggaaggaacctcagaaTCCATCAACAGGAAAATGGATGTGATATGTGTTTTAGATGGACTACTAGAATAAATTTGATCTATGTATAGCAACATGGCTGGATTTCGCAAAAACAGAATGTTaagtgaaaaaagaaacagagcaagATTTATAGTACAATACTGTTTATGTAAATTAAAACACATCAATACCATATATTTTCCACAgatacacataagtaaataaacacatgaaCGGTGGTTTGGAAGGACACACATTAAGTACTGAAGAGCGGTGCCTATGTGGGGTTGGAAGGATGGGATCAGGAATGGGTGATGAAGGGgacaaagcaaaataataaaaggaCCTTGCATGGACCAATGATAGAGTGTGCCAAGAACTGAGTAATAGGGTCAGCTCAATTCTGTGCACctgaagaaataagtaaataaatagtaaattaaTTGAGTGCTTAGGGAGTAGGCCAGCTGGGTAGATCCCCAGACTTGGGCTTTTTCGTTATGTTATCTTTCCTTCTGAATTTAGTCAAAGCTAAACCAAGTCCCAGCTGTATACAGTGGAACCGTAAGAAGGACTTGCAGTTTAGGCTGAGCAGTTCCTCTAAAAGCCATTACATTGCAGGGGGCCATTTCTTAACCCCATTGCCTTCATGTTTGATCCCTCCCCTATTCCCAGTTCCTATTTCCATGGTGGTCTAATATAAGAAATACCTTGTTTGAAATTTGGGGTGAGGATTGAATCTCCAGACATTGGGAAGAGATGGGGTTCTAAAGTATTCTCTCCTTACCTGGTGCTCAGAAGCTGGGCCAAAGGAAGACAACTTTATGAGATGGGAGTTGACTCTcttgacacatacatacatgaaaaatttcaggttccatctcctaAGCACTCTATTTCCTGCTGCAGGCACATACTAAGTTTTGTCTCCTctccattgtgtgtatgtgtgtgtgtgtatactctatttcttcacatatatgtatttgcTCACATATGTGTACCAGGCAAGTTTTCCTCAGAGGTTCTTACCCACAcaaagtcacacagacacacactatcTCATTCAATCATACCTCCTCATGTGATCATACACAGATAggagacatggacacacacacacacacacacacacacacacacacacacacacagagagagagagagagagagagagagagagagagagagaacatccaaTATAACATTGTTCATTTCACTTTTTCCATTTACAAAATCCAATGATGAATCCAGGCAGTTAGAAAAAGGAAACGGAGGAAAACCCTCCCGAGTTTACCCTATTTGCCCTCCCACCTTGGTCTTTGCACCCCAGCCCTCAGAAAGGCATTTCTATCATCATCACTGAGAGAATAGCCCCACCCCAAACACACATTCCCAGCCTCTCAGCTCCTCTGGCTTGCTTTTCCAGGGCCACTCCACAACCAGGGTCATCAATATCTCTTCTGCCTAGAGTGCCCCCTTCATTGCTTTTGGGTCAAGACTACCTCAGTTCAGGGCCTATCTTGGGGTAGAGGTGGAGTTTAGGACAGGAGTTtataaggaaggaaaggagatggagagatcACTGCCCCAGACTTAGGCAAAGAGTTCCAACTTGGCTCACCAGTCTGTAGAACTGGCCTTGAAGTAAGCCCAAAGTGGTTTTTGTCCATGGAAAAGAGGCTTGGGACCATCCACCTGTAAGAGTGGATGGAGAAAAAACTTCTGGGAAGGATGTTTGGGGCCCAACCAAGGAGGAGCTCAAGGACTGTGAGGCTTGGAAGGGACAAAAAGAGGTCAAGCagaaatggactcaattccacagtGCCTTGAAGTTTGTATAACTTTTGATTATCAAGGTCtccaaagaattttattttagggGGGAGTATTGTGAACCCAAGGGATAATTGTGGGGTTGAATTTAGCTCTGACCCCATGGTCTGGGCTCTAGGTACTCTGGAGAGTTCAACTATTTCCCCATGGGTGACTTTCCCTGTCAGCTTATACCCACATCATCCCTAATGGGGACTAAAGTGGATATATATTCCTAGGAGGAAAAGTTAGTTATATATTCCTGGAGGAAGCTTGAGTGAACGTAGCTAAGTTTGGTATATTCTGGTTGAGGAGCCCATCCCCCATTCTGCTCTTCATCTAGCCTGGGCACATCATGGAGGCTCTTCTTTGTATGCTCTTGGCTTCTCAAACAGCCTCAAGAAACACCTGTGAAGTCTGGACATGGTAGGGAGGGATTGGAGATTGGGCTTTGGACCAAGGTTAGCCAAAAACAACATTGCACATAGCACATAGCAATTTAAACATCCTTGCTCCCAAGGAATATAGCACCCCATTTGGTCCCTCTTGTCTGAAGACTTAAGCCAATATTTCCTAAACATCCAAGTCTTGCTAAAGGATTTGGAAGGGGAGGGTGAATGGGAGCCCAGGGGACGATACGATCTCTGGGAATCTATTTTACAGGAGAAACTTCCCATTTCTTGACAATGTCAAAAGGGGGGACATTTAAGCAAGAGAGCCTACTTCCTCAGCTGTTATTATTAAAAACCCTGcattttcagtttgttttcattTACTGAATCATTACTTTAGAAAgataggagaggggagagggaagggaaggcagggagggCATGGGAAAAGGAGATTGTTGAAGTGGAGGAGGCTGCGGGACAATCCCCACAAAACTAGAAATGCCTCTTTTCCAGTTCCTCACCCCGTTTCCAACCCTAGGGAGGTGTTGGCGAGTTGCCTCAGTTATGGATGGTTTGAGAGCCTGGACTGAAGCTTGAAAGAGAAGGCTTCTGTATGGGTCCCACCCTTCCCCTGCTGCTGGCCCCCGTATGGTGATTCTGACTTTCCCCCTGCCTATCACCTACGGGCTTGCTTCACATGACACAGTAGGGTTCTCTGGGAGCTGGGGCACCTCCTGTGCCCCAGCAAGGGGCATGAGTCCTCAGGCACTTCTTGAGGTCCTTGTTAAGCAGGAAGCAGACGATTGGGTTGACGGCAGCCTGGGCGAAGCTCATCCAAACAGCAGTGGCCAAGTAGCGGTGGGGCACAGCGCAGGCTTTCACAAACACTCGCCAGTAGCAGGCCACAATGTATGGTGAccagaggagcaggaagagcagTGTAATCGCGTAGAACATTCGGCCCAGCTGCTTTTCACCCTTGACCTCGTCCATGCCCAGTAGCCGCCGGCTAGCTGCATGCCCATTCTGCCGGATACCCAGCAGAGTTGGTGGCATGGGCCCACGGCCAAAACCAGCGATCCAGTTGGCAGCAGCCTGGCCGGTAGCCCCAGGGCCATGGAATGTCCAGTTTTGGCTGATGGCTGGCACCATCTGCACTGGCTTCATCTTGCGGTGACGATACTCGAAGAGTAGCAGCTTGCCATAGACAGCATGTGTGGCTGCCATGAGCACAGCCAACATAAGCATAAAGCCCAGTGTGTCATTTGCTTTGAAGTAGCGATGCTCAAAGATGCACTGGTCCTCCTCTCGGATAAACTTGTAGGTGCCCACATCAAAGACAGGTGGGAAAGCCATGGCCACAGACAAGGTCCAGGCCATGCAGATGACAGCTGCGCATGTCCAGAGTGTCATGCGCTTGGCATAGAAGCGGTGGTGGGCGATGGCCATGTAGCGGGTGACGCTGATGCAGAACAGCATGAAGGCCGCATGGAAGCAAAAGAGCACAGCCATAAAGGCCACAATCTTACAGCTGAGTGCACTGAAGGTCCATGAGGAGCCATGGCGCACAGAAGCCAGTACAAAGGGGAAGCAGATGGCAGAGCGTATGCCATCGGCTAGGCACAGGTCCAGCAGAAAGTAGTAAGGAGCCTTGTGCAGGGCACGCTCCTTGAGCACCAGCAGGGACAAGATGGCATTGCCTGCCAGGCTTACACACATGATCAGTCCCAGCAGCACCAGCTTCACATAAGCCGATGCTGATGGCAGAGACAGTGCGCCGCTCACCTCTTCGGGCTCTCCGGTGGTGTTGGCCATACTGAGGGGCAAAGGCTACCCCCAACCCTAGGGGATTGGCCAGTTCAGTATTTGATGGGCCCTGGCGGACTCCATCAGTTTTCTTGCTGAGCTACACCTGCAAATGGGAACAATGGAGGGAGatacagacagagggacagagagatgagggtaggaaacagaaaaatgcagAGACAGAGTGGTAAATGAGATTGAAAAATGGAAACAAGGATACAAATGGATAGAAAACAACACTGAAGTGGAAGGGATGGATCAGGAtgaggggagggagaaacagatgagaaagaaacagagagggcaGGTTAGTGTGTCTATGAGCCCTTCCCATCGACTCCCCAGCtactcctgcccctcccctccttgCTGGGTAAAAGTGCTTTATGTCTCCCAACGTCCTCAgattcctttcttcctccattcGTGGGTCTGTAGGGCTGTAGATGTTGGTACAACTCTTATTCCCTTTTACAAGCCCTAAGGTTGTATTCAAGCATTTTTTATTGCTACCCATAATCCAGTacaattatgtatgtgtgtcacatacacatacaaacacagagctCAACTAAACGTTTTACATACTACTTGTCCAAATTGTAATATACTCGTGCATTTCTATTgtatttcatgttttgttttattaaactattggCAGCCACTCATTagatgtctttctgtctttctctccatttcctctctccctcgcttacttctttccttttttcttttcttttcttttcttttttcttttctgtactgGTGATTGAATTTAGTGTCTCAGGCCTGGTAGGCAAGAACCTACCCCATCCAATGAGCTACATTCCTAAACcttctttaaaaatttacttttaaaactcttaatttcaggctggtgagatggctcagtgggtaagagcactgactgctcctccaaaggttctgagttcaaatcccagcaaccacatggcagctcacaaccaccggtaatgagatctgacgccttcttctgatGCGACTGAagtcagcaacagtgtacttaagtataatagtaaataaatcttaaaaaaaaacctcttaatttTGCAATAGGATTTTGGgaagtagaccaggttggctatGAACATTTTCCTCAGCCTCTGCAAGCCTTGAATTGGGATCATCCTATCTCAGACTCCCATGTGCAAGGATTACAGCtctatgccaccatgcctagcagaTCTTATTCATGGTCAGGAATGTGTGTAGCATGCTCTGTGAGAAGACTAATCTTGTTAAATGGTATATTTCAGAGAAGTGAAGTCATAGAAGACCAAATGTTGTAGGACTGTGGATTGTGATGCAGCCTCTGGCATAATTTTATGTTAACTTAGCATTTtgtatgaatataaaaatgtagGTATACTTGTGTTGGTCcattgaaaaaatatttctttacattAGGTCACACACTGTTTTATGCTCTGGGGATACAGTTGTGAATCAGACAGATAAAAGATTCCTATTCTagcacttgaggcagaggcagaggcagaggcagaggcagaggcagaggcagaggcagaggcagaggcagaggcagaggcagaggcagaggcagaggcagaggcagaggcagaggcagaggcagaggcagaggcagaggcagaggcagaggcaggtggatccctgagttcgaAGCCAGGCTGGgttacagatcgagttccaggacatccagggctacacagagaaccctgtcgcgaaaaccaaaaccaaaacaaaccaaaacccaaaaattaaccaaccaaaagccaacacaacaacaacaacaaccaaaaggaTCCCCTACTCTTGTATAATTGACATTTTAGGTAACAAGAAGAGACAGGTGGAGTTGGTATATCAGCCGATGACAATattgtaaaatataattataaagtaGGGGAAGATGATTTAAAGTGCTAGAGGTGAGGAAGGTACTGAAGTTGTTGATGAGGCAGATAGGGAAGGCTTCACAAAGGAGTCATCATCTAAGCAAATTGGTGAGGATGTAAGTCCTGTGGCTGTTTGGGAGACTAGAACTCCAGGGAGACAAACAGTCAGAACAAAGGCTCTGAGATGGGGCTATTCATGGCACACTGGGAAGGAGCAAGGAAGCCATAGTGGGTGGAATATTGAGCAAGGGGCGAGCAAGGGGCAAGTGTTAGGTGGTGATGTAAGTCAGAGAGTTGGCAAGGACGTAGCATAGAGGCCATAGGGAGGACTTTGATTCCGAGTTACTTGGGAGGCTTTTGAACAAAGATTAAGATGTCATTCTGGTTCAGGGTTGAATAAGATTCTACTTGTTGCTGGGAACACTGGGCATGTTCCATAACGGTAGATGTAGAGAGATTAGTGAGGCTTCATTAGTAATCCAGGTAAGAGGTCATAGTATCTCCATGCCCCTTTCCTTCTCACCAGCATCTCTGTCTTCTAATTATATCATATACTCTTCAAATTTAGATTGTTACTTGCCTCATCCCATTAGAACAGAATCTCCACAAGGGCAGGGTAGGTAGGTACCCTCC
Encoded here:
- the Gpr173 gene encoding probable G-protein coupled receptor 173 yields the protein MANTTGEPEEVSGALSLPSASAYVKLVLLGLIMCVSLAGNAILSLLVLKERALHKAPYYFLLDLCLADGIRSAICFPFVLASVRHGSSWTFSALSCKIVAFMAVLFCFHAAFMLFCISVTRYMAIAHHRFYAKRMTLWTCAAVICMAWTLSVAMAFPPVFDVGTYKFIREEDQCIFEHRYFKANDTLGFMLMLAVLMAATHAVYGKLLLFEYRHRKMKPVQMVPAISQNWTFHGPGATGQAAANWIAGFGRGPMPPTLLGIRQNGHAASRRLLGMDEVKGEKQLGRMFYAITLLFLLLWSPYIVACYWRVFVKACAVPHRYLATAVWMSFAQAAVNPIVCFLLNKDLKKCLRTHAPCWGTGGAPAPREPYCVM